The Podarcis muralis chromosome 10, rPodMur119.hap1.1, whole genome shotgun sequence genome includes a region encoding these proteins:
- the MGAT3 gene encoding beta-1,4-mannosyl-glycoprotein 4-beta-N-acetylglucosaminyltransferase isoform X2: MKMRRHKLFLTLCMAGLCLISFLHFLKALSYVTFPRELASLSPNLVSNFFWNNAPVTPQVSPEPGGPEFLRTPLYSHSPLLQPLSPSRAGEELHRAEFVLPEDTAEYFVHTKAGGVCFKPGTKVLEKPLAGRPEEKIEGAASGRTGRKPLSTNGTKRRKWVECVCLPGWHGPSCGVPTVVQYSNLPTKDRLTPREVPRRVINAINVNHEFDLLDVRFHELGDVVDAFVVCESNFTAYGEPRPLKFREMLLNGSFDYIRHKLLYVFLDHFPPGGRQDGWIADDYLRTFLTRDGISRFRNLRPDDVFIIDDADEIPARDGVLFLKLYDGWTEPFAFHMRKSLYGFFWKQPGTLEVVSGCTVGMLQTVYATDGIRLRRREYYTMPGFRQYENSTGHILVQWSLGSPLHFAGWHCSWCFTPEGIYFKLVSAQNGDFPRWGDYEDKRDLNYIRELIRTGGWFDGTTQEYPAADPKEQMYAPKYLLKNYQRFSYLLENPYQKAEGAG; encoded by the coding sequence ATGAAGATGAGACGCCACAAACTCTTTTTGACTCTGTGCATGGCTGGTCTTTGCCTCATCTCTTTCCTTCACTTCCTGAAGGCCCTCTCCTATGTCACATTCCCCAGGGAGCTGGCGTCGCTTAGCCCCAACCTGGTCTCCAACTTCTTCTGGAACAATGCACCCGTCACACCTCAGGTCAGCCCTGAGCCTGGGGGCCCGGAGTTCCTCCGTACGCCGCTGTACTCCCACTCCCCTCTGCTCCAGCCCCTCTCCCCAAGCAGAGCTGGCGAAGAGCTGCACAGAGCCGAGTTTGTGCTGCCTGAAGACACGGCGGAATACTTTGTGCATACCAAAGCTGGCGGTGTCTGCTTCAAACCAGGCACCAAGGTGTTGGAAAAGCCACTAGCGGGCCGGCCAGAGGAGAAAATAGAAGGAGCTGCTTCGGGGCGGACAGGTCGGAAACCTCTGAGCACCAATGGGACAAAGCGGCGCAAGTGGGTGGAGTGCGTGTGTCTGCCTGGCTGGCATGGGCCTAGCTGCGGGGTGCCCACCGTGGTCCAGTACTCGAACCTCCCCACTAAAGACCGGCTGACCCCACGGGAGGTTCCTCGGAGAGTCATTAATGCCATCAACGTCAACCACGAATTTGACCTCTTGGACGTGCGTTTCCACGAGCTGGGCGATGTGGTAGATGCCTTTGTGGTCTGTGAGTCCAACTTCACTGCATATGGTGAGCCACGCCCCCTCAAGTTCCGCGAGATGCTGCTCAATGGCTCTTTTGACTACATCCGCCACAAGCTGCTCTATGTCTTCCTGGATCACTTCCCCCCAGGCGGGCGCCAGGATGGTTGGATTGCTGATGACTACCTGCGCACTTTCCTGACTCGGGATGGCATCTCCCGCTTCCGCAATCTGCGGCCCGATGACGTTTTCATAATTGACGACGCCGACGAGATCCCGGCCCGCGATGGCGTGCTCTTTCTCAAACTCTACGATGGCTGGACGGAGCCCTTTGCTTTCCACATGCGCAAATCCCTCTACGGATTCTTCTGGAAGCAGCCCGGCACCCTGGAGGTGGTTTCTGGTTGCACGGTGGGGATGCTCCAAACTGTTTACGCCACAGATGGGATTCGCCTGCGCCGGAGGGAGTACTACACCATGCCAGGCTTTCGGCAGTATGAAAACAGCACAGGTCACATCCTGGTGCAGTGGTCACTGGGTAGCCCGCTCCATTTTGCTGGCTGGCACTGCTCTTGGTGCTTTACACCAGAAGGAATCTACTTCAAACTGGTGTCAGCCCAGAATGGGGATTTCCCCCGCTGGGGTGACTACGAGGACAAGCGGGACCTTAACTATATCCGGGAGCTAATTCGGACTGGCGGGTGGTTTGATGGCACCACCCAAGAGTACCCTGCTGCGGACCCCAAAGAACAAATGTATGCCCCCAAATATCTGTTGAAGAACTACCAGAGGTTTAGTTACTTATTGGAGAACCCTTACCAGAAAGCAGAGGGGGCTGGGTGA
- the MGAT3 gene encoding beta-1,4-mannosyl-glycoprotein 4-beta-N-acetylglucosaminyltransferase isoform X1, which yields MGGGLFSSAMCKLGLVQPRMKMRRHKLFLTLCMAGLCLISFLHFLKALSYVTFPRELASLSPNLVSNFFWNNAPVTPQVSPEPGGPEFLRTPLYSHSPLLQPLSPSRAGEELHRAEFVLPEDTAEYFVHTKAGGVCFKPGTKVLEKPLAGRPEEKIEGAASGRTGRKPLSTNGTKRRKWVECVCLPGWHGPSCGVPTVVQYSNLPTKDRLTPREVPRRVINAINVNHEFDLLDVRFHELGDVVDAFVVCESNFTAYGEPRPLKFREMLLNGSFDYIRHKLLYVFLDHFPPGGRQDGWIADDYLRTFLTRDGISRFRNLRPDDVFIIDDADEIPARDGVLFLKLYDGWTEPFAFHMRKSLYGFFWKQPGTLEVVSGCTVGMLQTVYATDGIRLRRREYYTMPGFRQYENSTGHILVQWSLGSPLHFAGWHCSWCFTPEGIYFKLVSAQNGDFPRWGDYEDKRDLNYIRELIRTGGWFDGTTQEYPAADPKEQMYAPKYLLKNYQRFSYLLENPYQKAEGAG from the exons ATGGGAGGAGGTTTATTCTCTTCTGCAATGTGTAAATTGGGCCTTGTGCAACCTAG GATGAAGATGAGACGCCACAAACTCTTTTTGACTCTGTGCATGGCTGGTCTTTGCCTCATCTCTTTCCTTCACTTCCTGAAGGCCCTCTCCTATGTCACATTCCCCAGGGAGCTGGCGTCGCTTAGCCCCAACCTGGTCTCCAACTTCTTCTGGAACAATGCACCCGTCACACCTCAGGTCAGCCCTGAGCCTGGGGGCCCGGAGTTCCTCCGTACGCCGCTGTACTCCCACTCCCCTCTGCTCCAGCCCCTCTCCCCAAGCAGAGCTGGCGAAGAGCTGCACAGAGCCGAGTTTGTGCTGCCTGAAGACACGGCGGAATACTTTGTGCATACCAAAGCTGGCGGTGTCTGCTTCAAACCAGGCACCAAGGTGTTGGAAAAGCCACTAGCGGGCCGGCCAGAGGAGAAAATAGAAGGAGCTGCTTCGGGGCGGACAGGTCGGAAACCTCTGAGCACCAATGGGACAAAGCGGCGCAAGTGGGTGGAGTGCGTGTGTCTGCCTGGCTGGCATGGGCCTAGCTGCGGGGTGCCCACCGTGGTCCAGTACTCGAACCTCCCCACTAAAGACCGGCTGACCCCACGGGAGGTTCCTCGGAGAGTCATTAATGCCATCAACGTCAACCACGAATTTGACCTCTTGGACGTGCGTTTCCACGAGCTGGGCGATGTGGTAGATGCCTTTGTGGTCTGTGAGTCCAACTTCACTGCATATGGTGAGCCACGCCCCCTCAAGTTCCGCGAGATGCTGCTCAATGGCTCTTTTGACTACATCCGCCACAAGCTGCTCTATGTCTTCCTGGATCACTTCCCCCCAGGCGGGCGCCAGGATGGTTGGATTGCTGATGACTACCTGCGCACTTTCCTGACTCGGGATGGCATCTCCCGCTTCCGCAATCTGCGGCCCGATGACGTTTTCATAATTGACGACGCCGACGAGATCCCGGCCCGCGATGGCGTGCTCTTTCTCAAACTCTACGATGGCTGGACGGAGCCCTTTGCTTTCCACATGCGCAAATCCCTCTACGGATTCTTCTGGAAGCAGCCCGGCACCCTGGAGGTGGTTTCTGGTTGCACGGTGGGGATGCTCCAAACTGTTTACGCCACAGATGGGATTCGCCTGCGCCGGAGGGAGTACTACACCATGCCAGGCTTTCGGCAGTATGAAAACAGCACAGGTCACATCCTGGTGCAGTGGTCACTGGGTAGCCCGCTCCATTTTGCTGGCTGGCACTGCTCTTGGTGCTTTACACCAGAAGGAATCTACTTCAAACTGGTGTCAGCCCAGAATGGGGATTTCCCCCGCTGGGGTGACTACGAGGACAAGCGGGACCTTAACTATATCCGGGAGCTAATTCGGACTGGCGGGTGGTTTGATGGCACCACCCAAGAGTACCCTGCTGCGGACCCCAAAGAACAAATGTATGCCCCCAAATATCTGTTGAAGAACTACCAGAGGTTTAGTTACTTATTGGAGAACCCTTACCAGAAAGCAGAGGGGGCTGGGTGA